The Thermotoga sp. DNA segment CACGATCTGTGTCCCCACCCCCCTTGGCAAATACAAAGAGCCTGATTTGACCTACGTGATAAACACCGCCAAAGAGATCGCCAGGTACCTTCACAGGGAAATGCTTGTTGTTCTCGAGAGTACCACGTACCCTGGCACCACAGAGGAGGTCGTTCTTCCCATCCTGGAATCAACGGGGTTGAAAGTCGGAGAGGACTTCTACCTGGCGTTCAGTCCCGAAAGAGTGGATCCTGGAAACAAGATCTACAAAACGAAGAACACACCGAAAGTAGTGGGAGGTGTTACGGAAAAGTGTACCGAACTTGCACGCATACTCTACGAGAGTGTCCTCGAAGCACCAGTACACACTGTCTCTTCCCCAAAGGTGGCAGAGATGTCGAAAATCCTTGAAAACACCTTCAGGCTCGTGAACATCTCTCTCATAAACGAGGTGACGATCCTCGCAAGAAAGATGGGAATAGACATCTGGGAAGTGATAGACGCTGCTGCCACTAAGCCCTTCGGTTTCATGCCTTTCTATCCAGGCCCTGGAGCGGGTGGCCACTGCATTCCGATAGATCCTTTCTACCTTGCTTACAAAGCGAAAGAGTACGATGTGAGACTCGATCTTGTCGAGATGGCGGGAGAAATAAACGACTTCATGCCTGAATACGTGGTGATGAGAGTCCAGGACATACTGAACGAGAGAAGAAAACCTCTGAACGGCTCAAAAGTTCTTCTGCTTGGTGTTGCATACAAGGGCGATATAGACGACGTAAGAGAGTCGCCTGCCCTCAAAGTGTGGTATCATCTCGAGAGGAAGAAGGCGATCGTTGAGTTCTTCGATCCCTACGTTCCTGAGGTGAAAAGGGAAGGAACCATCCATAAGCGGGTCGATCTCACAGAAGAGTACCTGAAGAGCGTAGACATCGTTGTGATAACGACCGCTCACAGAAACGGTGTGGATTACAACTTCGTTGTGAGACACGCACCCGTTGTCTTTGACACCAAAAACATCACGAAAGACGTGAAAGAACACAGAGAAAAGATCATCCTGCTCTGAACCGTCTGATCGCTTCGTCGATTTCAGGAATCTGTTTGATCAAAAAAGCGTACGAAAGAGCCACAAGAAGAACCGTGAGAATGGCGATGGCTTTCCAGAGAGCCCTTCTCTTCCATGAGAAGGGCTTCATTGTGTATCCAAGGAGCATTCCAGTCAGGAATCCACCAAGATGTGCCGCGTTGTTGATGTTCGTTCCAGGGAGAAAACCGTACACCACGTTTATCAGGATGATGGGAAGAAGGGATGCTCCGGTCACCGGCCTCATGAAAAAGGGTGTGTCCTTCCTGAGACCCGCTGCAAAGAGTACTCCAATGAGACCAAATATGGCACCACTTGCGCCAACGGAAATGGTGTCGTGGTAGAAGATGTGTGTTGCAATGTTTCCAATCACTCCTGTGAAGAAGTAACTGAAGAGGAACTTTTCTGTTCCATATATATCCTCCACTATCAACCCGAAATAGTACAGAGCGTAGGAGTTGAAGAGAATGTGCAGGATCCCCCCGTGAACGAAAAGGGCCGTGATCAACCTGAACCAGTCTCCCGCGTCGACTCTGGGACCATACTGGGCACCGTACCTGAGGAAAAGGAGCATCTGCAGAACAGGCTCTCTTGTGGAGAAAATCCCAGAAAGACTCATCATCACAAATATAAACGCATTGAACAGCAGGATGAAATAAACAGCCCTTTTTCTCATCGCCATCTTACTCCCTTCATTTCCTCCGTTGAAAAGTTGAACGGATACTTCACGGGTCTTCCCTCCAGAAAGGACTTGTATATCCCGAGGACGATCTCGACTGCTTTCTTTCCATCTTCTCCCGAGATGTAGGGTTTCCTGTCGTTAAGAACTGCTTCATAGAAATCCCTGTACACGTACTTGTGGCTGTCTCCGTACACTGTGTCTGGATCTGGCAGATTCATGAACGGATGGGACTCTTCTCCTTCGAATCTCCAGGTGAGGATCCTGTTGACGGCAAGTCCTCCAACGACGACGGTTCCTTTCTCTCCAAAGATAGCGAGTGTCTCCTCGAGATTCCTTGGAAACACATTGCTCGTTGCCTCTATCAGGCCTGTCTTTCCCCCTTTGAACTTCACGATGGCAAAACCGGTGTCCTCTGCTTCTATGTAAGGATGATTCATGTTCGCTATGTGTCCGTATATTTCCTCGATCTCTCCCCCGAGGAACCACTGGAGAAGATCTATGACGTGGGTGGACTGGTTCATCAGCACTCCTCCATCCATCTCCCAGGTACCTCTCCAGCTTGCCTGTTTGTAGTACGCTTCATTCCTGTTCCACCTCACCGCCACAGAAACGTAGAACACCTTCCCGAAAGCCCCTGAATCCAGCTTTTTTCTGACCTCCTGCACGGGTGGATTGAACCTGTTCTGGAAGAACACCCCGAGTTTCAGGTTCTTCCTCTTTGATAGTTCTATCATTTCGTCCATGTGCCGCGTTGAAAGTGCCATGGGCTTTTCCACAAGAACGTGTTTTCCATTCTCCAGTGCTTCCATCGTTATTTGATAGTGCTTGCCGCTCTCTGTCGCGATAGAGACCACGTCCACATCCTCTCTCCTGAGGATTTCTTCGTAATTCGTTGTCACTTCGGGCCTTTTTACGCCCGCTCTTTCGAACTGGTCTGCGGCAAGGTGGGCTTTTTCCTCCAGGAGGTCGCAGACGGATACAGTTTCAAAAACGTCTCTTGTCTCAATCAGAGCAGGAACGTGCTTCTTCTGGGCAATTCTTCCGCATCCTATCAGTGCTACTCTTAGCTTCATGCTCTACCTCCTTTTCGAAGATGGAGAGTCCCAGAACCACGAGCACAACTCCTCCGATCAAAAGAGCAGATGGAAGTTTCATCTTCACGGTGTGCTCAACCACGGCCGTGACGACTGGTATGTAGTATATCATGTTCGTTGCTCTCCTGCTTCCAAGTCTTTCGATCGTCCTGTTCCAGAGAAAGTATGCAAGTCCAGAACACAAAAGTCCAAGGTAGAGTAAGGACACGATCACAAGAGAGTTCATGTCCGGCAGCTGGTGGGACTTTCCAGCAGAAAAGGGAAGAAAAAGAACCATTCCCCAGAACATTATTCCGGCGTTCTCGGGAAAAGACAGGTTTTTTAACCTTTCCACGTGATACGTGTAGAACACCCAGGACAGGGCGGCCCCGAAAGCAAGAAGGTCCCCGAGTGGATTCAGTTTGAGAACGAACCGACCGTTCAATATGACGAGGACAACACCGAGAAAAGAGAGCGACACACCGAGATACATACCCACTGTGGTTCTCTTCTTCTGAACGACGTGCGAGAAGAGAAGAAAAAAGATCGGAGCGGACGAGACGATGATCGCAGCGTTGGTGGGTTCTGTGAACATAAGTGCGGAGTTTTCGAAGGCAAAGTATCCGAAGACTCCCCAGAAGCCCGCCAGAAAGACATCTCTGTTGAACAACTTTGGCCTTCTTCCAGACACCAGGCCCAGAAAGAGAAAAGCAAGCAGGAACCTCAAAAAGCCTGCAAGGAATGGGTTCAGGCTCTGTACAACCACTTTCGTCGCAAGAAAAGAGATACCCCAGAACACTATCACAAGCCACGCAAGAAATCTTTCCAAGCGTTCATCTCTCCCTTCTCAGAGCCTCTCCGATCCTTGGAACGAAATCTTTCTTCCTGGACATGACTCCCCTCAAAAGGAAAAGCTCGTCTTTCTTTTCCGCGTCGAAGGCCTTCTCCACTATCTTCTGGATCTTCTGGTCTCCCTCCACCAGCACGAGGCTTGCCTCTTCTATCGGATTGGTGAAGAGGACAAAACAGTGAGTCACACCGAGTTCTCCCTTGAGATTTTTCAGGGCGCTGGTGAGCTTTTCTTTTTCTTTCAGCAGGGTGGAAAAATCTGAGGTCATGATCTGTGAAACTGCAAAGGACTCTTCACCCATTTCGTACACCTTCACGTCTCTCTTCAACAGTTCAAGAGGATCGACGTTCTCTGGTATTCTCATTCCTTCCTTCAGCACTCTTCTTGCGAACTTTTCCAGATCGAGCTTTGTGATCCTGGCGAGGAAGCTTGCCATCGCCCTGTCCTTTTCCGTTGTCGTGGAAAGCTTGAAGAAGAGAGTATCGGAGATGATTCCGGCAAGAAGAATACCGGCGATTTCTCTTTCTATCTTCACGTTGTCCTTCAGGAGAAACTCTGTGACGATCGTGGAAGTGCTACCCACGGGTTCGTTGTAGAAGAAAACAGGGTTCAGGGTGCTCAGACCACCGAGCCTGTGATGGTCGATGATCTCAAGGATCTCCGCCTTTTCCACTCCCTCCGGCGCCTGTGTTATTTCGTTATGATCCACCAGGATGACTTTCTTCCTCACGCCCTTCATCAGGTCTGTTCTTGTTATCACACCAAGGAGCTTTCCTTTCTCGTCCTCCACGAATGCAGCCCTCAGTTTGGAAGTGAAGACGATGTTTTTCACGTCTTCGAGAGTATCTCTTTTCGTCACCGTTGGAAATTTTCTGCTCATCACGAGTGTCACGGGGAGTGCCAGGTTTATGAGTTTTGCCGCACCGAAAGCATCGAAGCTCACCCGCAGAACAGCCGCTCCTTTTTCCTTCGCTATCTCGAGAACCCGGCTGGACACGGGTGCGTTGTTCACGATTATCATGAGCCTTGCTCCCTTTTCCAGGAGTGCTATCTGGGACGGTTCGTTGTCCCCAACTATGACCACATCACCTATTTCGATCTTCCCAAGAAGCACGTGGAGTGCGTCAACGGCGATGTGAACTTTGCCGGAGACGGTCCTTTCTTTGAGATAGTCACACACAACCTCTGCCCTCAGGACCCTGACCAGCTGATCGAGGGGAACGGGATGTATGATGAGAGGTTCTATCTTCAGTCTTCTCACGTAGACACGTGCGAGATTACTTTCTGTCACCACTCCTATCATCCTTCCCCTGGACACCACGGGAACGTTTTTTATTCCCTTTCCTTCCATCAGCATGGCGACATCGTAAACGGACGTGTCCGGAGAGGCGAAGGTCGGTTCTTTCAACTCGAGGTCTTCAACAGTGGGCTCCAGCGTTTCAAGAAGGATTGGAGGCTTCATCTTGAAATAGTTGAGGACAAACGATGCTTCGTTCGTCAGCTCACCACATCTTGCAGGAACAAAATTCCTTTCTTTCTCGACTTCTTTCTTGTAGTAAGCGTACCCTATGGCAGAACATACGCTGTCCGTATCTGGGTTTCTGTGTCCCACCACGTACACTTTCTCCAACGTCTTCACCTCCGTACTAGAAATTCTATCAGATGGTATAATCCTTTACGATCTCCCATCGGGAAAGCCCATCCTTTTAGGGGAGGAGGAAAGGCGGGCGTCCTGTATTTGTAGTATAATAAAACCATGAACGGCAAACGATGGAAACGATCGGCCACAACGGTATACAACATCGGCTATCATCTTATCTGGTGCCCTAAGCACCGGTGCAAAGTACTGATAGGTGAAGTAGCTGAGCAGCTGAAAGAGTTGTTGCTTCAGAAAGCTAAGGAGATAGAAGTAGAAATTGCCCGGATGGAGGTCATGCCGGATCATGTGTATCTTTTCGTGAAAACCGATCCCAGAAACAGCCTCCATTTCATGTCCAGCAATTTAAGGACTACACCTCCAAGGTACTGAGAGAGGACCAGAAAGGGAAGTAACTGGTATGACCAAGGCGGAACAGATAAAAAATACTCTTCAAGAGGTAAGAAAACGTCGACAAGCCCAAAAACCCGTTGTGTACGAGTTGAAACTCCAGAACCTTTCCAAAAGGAAATCTGAGGTGCTCAGGAAAGCATTTCTGGAAGCCAAGTGGTTGTACAACTGGCTGGTGTCGGGCGCAGAGCGGCTGGAAATTCCTGCTAACAGGGTAAGCGTCGTTGAGATCAAAGTGGGAGATAGTTTTGAGACAAGAGAGCTGACCGTCCTCGGCTCCCAGATAAAGCAGGAGATAGCCGATCGGATCAAAGACAACCTTAAACTCAGCTGGCAAAGATATCGGGATAGACTTTGGTGTCAGTTCAAAACTGACGCTGTCAAACGGCATCAAGATAGACTTCGAAATCCATGAAACGTCAAGGCTGAAGCGGCTTCATAGGAAGCTTGCCAGAGCACAAAAAAGCTCCAGAAACAGAGAGAAGATCCTGCGCCTTCTGAGAAGGGAATACAAAAAGCTGAGCAACAGACGCAAAGACGCTCAGAACAAGGTCCTTGCATTTCTCAAGATGTATCGAACAGTAGTGTTCCAGGACGACAACGTGAAAGGATGGGAAGCACTCTTTAGTAAGCAGGTCCACTCTTCCGGGATAGGCGGATTGAAATCAAGGTTGAAGATCAGCCTTGAGACGTCTATCGCCGTGAAGAGGACTGAGACCACCGGAGAGTGTTTTGCCTGTGGAAAAAGACACGAACTTTCCCTGTCGGACAGGGTAATTGAGTGCAACTGCGGCTGGAAATGCGACAGAGATGTTAATGCTGCACTCGTATCCTCAGAAAAGGGCTTGGCCTGAGCCCTGATCAGGCCGTAGGGCTGGACCGGCCCGAACTCACGCCTCTGGAGATGGAGGCCGCTGCGCGGATTTTGGGGAGTAGTCCCTATATCCGCGTAAGCTTCCATCGATGAAGGAGGAAGCCCACCCCCTTTAGGGGCGGGAGGAGGTCACAGCGAGAAGCTGTTGAGAGGGGGAAGAAAGTGCTAAGAAAGGACATAGGAATCGATCTTGGAACGGCAAATACGCTCGTCTTTCTCAAAGGAAAGGGAATCGTGGTGAACGAGCCATCCGTGATCGCTATAGACTCCAACACGGGGGAGATTCTGAAAGTCGGTATCGAAGCAAAGAGGATGATCGGAAAAACCCCTGCATCGATAAAGGCCATAAGACCCATGAAAGACGGTGTGATAGCCGACTACACTGTGGCTCTCGTGATGCTGAAGTACTTCATAAACAGGGCAAAGGACGGATTCAACCTCTTCAAACCGCGTGTGGTGATAGGAGTTCCCATAGGCATCACCGATGTGGAAAGAAGGGCCATTCTAGACGCTGGGCTGGAAGCTGGAGCGAGCAAAGTCTTCCTGATAGAAGAGCCCATGGCGGCAGCGATAGGCTCCAATCTTAACGTTGAAGAACCCTCTGGAAACATGGTGGTGGACATCGGTGGTGGCACGACGGAGGTTGCTGTCATATCTCTCGGTAGTATTGTCACCTGGGAGTCGGTGCGTATAGCAGGTGACGAGATGGACGAAGCCATCATGCAGTACGTCCGGGAGACCTACCGGGTGGCGATTGGTGAGAGAACAGCGGAACGAGTGAAGATCGAAATAGGGAACGTCTACCCTTCCAAGGAGAACGACGAGCTCGAAACGACTGTTTCTGGTATAGACCTGTCCACGGGCCTTCCAAGAAAGCTCACCTTGAAGGGTAGTGAAGTGAGAGAGGCCTTGAAAAGTGTCGTGATCACGATCGTAGAGAGTGTGAGGACGACATTGGAAAAGACTCCTCCTGAACTTGTTTCCGATATCATGGAGCGGGGGATATTCCTCACCGGGGGTGGATCCCTCCTGAGAGGTCTGGACACGCTTCTTCAAAAGGAAACGGGTATCAGCGTGATCAGGGCCGAAGAACCCCTCACGGCCGTGGCGAAGGGAGCGGGAATGGTGCTCGAGAGGGTGAACATCCTGAAGAAACTCCAGGGTGCTGGATGATGAAAAAAGCGATCGTTTTTCTTTTGTTTTTAACCGTCTTTTTTCTGAACGAAACGTTCAATGTCTCTGACAAACTTCATCCTCTGTTCTATAAAGCAGCGTACCCCTTCCTGAAACTGAGAGCCTCAGTCGAGGGTGTCGTTCTGAAACTGGAAAACAAAATCTACCCGGGAGACATCTACGTGGGTTCAAAGAGCGTGGGAAATCTTTTTTTTGTCACAGGAAGGGGAGAGGGATACTTCTACATTCTCGGAGAGGTGCAGGAAGGCTCCCTCGTACTCGATCCCTTCAAAAAGAGATTCCTCGGGATTGTTGCGGAAAAGGGACCCCTCTCGAAAGTGGAAACCGTGTTTTCCGAGAACTTTGTTGAAAGGGTGCGGGTGGAAAGCACGTCCGGTTCCGTTGTGGGAGTGTTGAAGGGTGGGGCTGTTCCAAAGGTCTCCATCCTTGAGGACATGAACGTGACGGGATGGAAGGTGTTTCTGGAGAATGAAGAGTGGAACATGGCCTTGAAAGATTTCCTCTTCGTTGGAACCGTGGCAGGGTACGATGGAGGGTATTTTCTTCTGAACGCAGAAAGAGATCTTCCTGACAGAGTGGTTGTCGTTGGGGTGGTAGAATGATCTACGTTCTTGCCCTTTTGAGCATTCTTTGGGATTTTGTCTTCAAAGACGTTTTGATGTTTTTTCCCGCCTTTCTCGGGCTGGTTTTTTACAGAAGGAAAATCGCTCTTTTCTTTCTTGTCCTTTTAGTTAGGTTCTTCGCCATACCCAGCTACTGGTACGTACTCATCCTTCTTGCGTTCTTAGTGCTCGACGCACTGAGAGGTCATTTTTCCTCGATGTTTCTACCTGCTTCCGCGTTGATCGTGATGGGATGTATTCCTTCTGGTCCTGTTCCTTTTGTTTTGTCGGCACTCTTTGGAATATTCCTTCTGATGTGGGTGAGACGACGGTGAAAAACAGGTTGATCCTGCTTTTCATGGCACTTTCGTTCATCTTGATCATCATAAAGGCCTTTCAGGTTCAGATCCTCGAGCACGAGGAGCACAGAAGATACCTGGACCTTCTCCAGACGAGGATTGTGAAAATACCCGCCCCGAGGGGAAAGATTCTCTCCAGTGACGGGAAGGTACTCGCCAGAGATGAAGAGATCTACGTTCTCGATCCATGGTTGAACAACATCGACGAGCTGAAAAAAACAGGTCTTCTCACACCAGAGGAGATCCTCCGACTCATCAGGGGTGAGAAGATTGTTCTCGACAAAGCACGGGCAGACGTGCTTTCAAAAAAAGGAGCACGCATCACTATGGATTACAGAAGAAGATACACCCGCATAGCTCCTCACGTTGTGGGATACGTGAATGTGGACAGAAAGGGTATGTACGGTGTTGAACGCGTCTACAACGAATTCTTGACGGGAACTGAGGGAGTGAAGATGGTGTTCATAGAACCCTCCGGAAAAGTCATCTCAGAAGTGATGAGAAGTCCCCCAAAACCTGGAGAAGACGTAACTTTAACCATCGATTCCAGGATACAGGAGATGGCAGAGGAGTCTTTGAGAGAGATCGGAAAGCCGGGCTCTGTGATCCTCTCCAGCGTGAAAACAGGAGAAATCCTTGTTCTTGCCTCCTTTCCCGGGTACAATCCCCAGGATTTCTATGAAGGTTTCACGAAGAGAGAATGGGAAAGGTTCTCGAGAGAGTCTCCTTCACCACTCATCAACAGGGCGATCTCTTCTGTTTACAATCCC contains these protein-coding regions:
- a CDS encoding rhomboid family intramembrane serine protease, whose protein sequence is MRKRAVYFILLFNAFIFVMMSLSGIFSTREPVLQMLLFLRYGAQYGPRVDAGDWFRLITALFVHGGILHILFNSYALYYFGLIVEDIYGTEKFLFSYFFTGVIGNIATHIFYHDTISVGASGAIFGLIGVLFAAGLRKDTPFFMRPVTGASLLPIILINVVYGFLPGTNINNAAHLGGFLTGMLLGYTMKPFSWKRRALWKAIAILTVLLVALSYAFLIKQIPEIDEAIRRFRAG
- a CDS encoding DMT family transporter codes for the protein MERFLAWLVIVFWGISFLATKVVVQSLNPFLAGFLRFLLAFLFLGLVSGRRPKLFNRDVFLAGFWGVFGYFAFENSALMFTEPTNAAIIVSSAPIFFLLFSHVVQKKRTTVGMYLGVSLSFLGVVLVILNGRFVLKLNPLGDLLAFGAALSWVFYTYHVERLKNLSFPENAGIMFWGMVLFLPFSAGKSHQLPDMNSLVIVSLLYLGLLCSGLAYFLWNRTIERLGSRRATNMIYYIPVVTAVVEHTVKMKLPSALLIGGVVLVVLGLSIFEKEVEHEAKSSTDRMRKNCPEEARSCSD
- a CDS encoding nucleotide sugar dehydrogenase, which translates into the protein MLKEKLVNRTAVVGVIGLGYVGLPLAVEKAKAGYRVIGFDIQKKRVDMVNAGINYIGDVVDEELKDLVEKGMIRATTDFSELKNCDVATICVPTPLGKYKEPDLTYVINTAKEIARYLHREMLVVLESTTYPGTTEEVVLPILESTGLKVGEDFYLAFSPERVDPGNKIYKTKNTPKVVGGVTEKCTELARILYESVLEAPVHTVSSPKVAEMSKILENTFRLVNISLINEVTILARKMGIDIWEVIDAAATKPFGFMPFYPGPGAGGHCIPIDPFYLAYKAKEYDVRLDLVEMAGEINDFMPEYVVMRVQDILNERRKPLNGSKVLLLGVAYKGDIDDVRESPALKVWYHLERKKAIVEFFDPYVPEVKREGTIHKRVDLTEEYLKSVDIVVITTAHRNGVDYNFVVRHAPVVFDTKNITKDVKEHREKIILL
- a CDS encoding Gfo/Idh/MocA family oxidoreductase, with the translated sequence MKLRVALIGCGRIAQKKHVPALIETRDVFETVSVCDLLEEKAHLAADQFERAGVKRPEVTTNYEEILRREDVDVVSIATESGKHYQITMEALENGKHVLVEKPMALSTRHMDEMIELSKRKNLKLGVFFQNRFNPPVQEVRKKLDSGAFGKVFYVSVAVRWNRNEAYYKQASWRGTWEMDGGVLMNQSTHVIDLLQWFLGGEIEEIYGHIANMNHPYIEAEDTGFAIVKFKGGKTGLIEATSNVFPRNLEETLAIFGEKGTVVVGGLAVNRILTWRFEGEESHPFMNLPDPDTVYGDSHKYVYRDFYEAVLNDRKPYISGEDGKKAVEIVLGIYKSFLEGRPVKYPFNFSTEEMKGVRWR
- a CDS encoding zinc ribbon domain-containing protein encodes the protein MYRTVVFQDDNVKGWEALFSKQVHSSGIGGLKSRLKISLETSIAVKRTETTGECFACGKRHELSLSDRVIECNCGWKCDRDVNAALVSSEKGLA
- the tnpA gene encoding IS200/IS605 family transposase translates to MNGKRWKRSATTVYNIGYHLIWCPKHRCKVLIGEVAEQLKELLLQKAKEIEVEIARMEVMPDHVYLFVKTDPRNSLHFMSSNLRTTPPRY
- a CDS encoding rod shape-determining protein — protein: MLRKDIGIDLGTANTLVFLKGKGIVVNEPSVIAIDSNTGEILKVGIEAKRMIGKTPASIKAIRPMKDGVIADYTVALVMLKYFINRAKDGFNLFKPRVVIGVPIGITDVERRAILDAGLEAGASKVFLIEEPMAAAIGSNLNVEEPSGNMVVDIGGGTTEVAVISLGSIVTWESVRIAGDEMDEAIMQYVRETYRVAIGERTAERVKIEIGNVYPSKENDELETTVSGIDLSTGLPRKLTLKGSEVREALKSVVITIVESVRTTLEKTPPELVSDIMERGIFLTGGGSLLRGLDTLLQKETGISVIRAEEPLTAVAKGAGMVLERVNILKKLQGAG
- a CDS encoding putative manganese-dependent inorganic diphosphatase is translated as MKTLEKVYVVGHRNPDTDSVCSAIGYAYYKKEVEKERNFVPARCGELTNEASFVLNYFKMKPPILLETLEPTVEDLELKEPTFASPDTSVYDVAMLMEGKGIKNVPVVSRGRMIGVVTESNLARVYVRRLKIEPLIIHPVPLDQLVRVLRAEVVCDYLKERTVSGKVHIAVDALHVLLGKIEIGDVVIVGDNEPSQIALLEKGARLMIIVNNAPVSSRVLEIAKEKGAAVLRVSFDAFGAAKLINLALPVTLVMSRKFPTVTKRDTLEDVKNIVFTSKLRAAFVEDEKGKLLGVITRTDLMKGVRKKVILVDHNEITQAPEGVEKAEILEIIDHHRLGGLSTLNPVFFYNEPVGSTSTIVTEFLLKDNVKIEREIAGILLAGIISDTLFFKLSTTTEKDRAMASFLARITKLDLEKFARRVLKEGMRIPENVDPLELLKRDVKVYEMGEESFAVSQIMTSDFSTLLKEKEKLTSALKNLKGELGVTHCFVLFTNPIEEASLVLVEGDQKIQKIVEKAFDAEKKDELFLLRGVMSRKKDFVPRIGEALRRER